The Nothobranchius furzeri strain GRZ-AD chromosome 8, NfurGRZ-RIMD1, whole genome shotgun sequence sequence atttaaaaaatgtatattttgtATTTACTCAGGTTACGTTTGAGAATTGGGAAATTCTCATTGGGCCTAAAAATCCAAAAGAAGATGTCAGTAAGAAGACAAATGCTTTCCCTCCGCATTATAAAACTAATATGTTACAATAGGAATCAAATGTTTGTTAAAACTGCTAAACTGAACTAAATAACctctttaaaaaacaaacaaataaataaacaacagaaGTGCTGAAAAGCTCATCAACATCTTAAAAGAGAGGGAGTTGTCTCCAGTACTCAGCCTTTGACCTTCTGATTCATGGATAACAAAATGAGCTGTAACTGAGCAAACTGAGGCCTCCTGAGACCTGACCGTTTTCCTTTCGCAGTTAAATCTTTATTCCTCCTGGATATTTTGGATGAGTAGGACCTCACAGAcattaaataaacaagcagtgttTTTGAATATTTAGTTTAGTATAAAATATTTAaagcaggtctgtgctgaacagaaTAAATTATTATAGTGCAACAATCTGAGGTCCTCTTTAGCAGGGGCGGCTCTAGGGGGGGTTCCAATCCAGGGTGGGCCAGTGCCACGCTGTCAGCAAGCTTAGACCCCCCTGTGCCCTCGCTTCTGGGGTGCATCCAAAACGTTACACTTAGCTGCTTCtggaaaggaactcatccactaAAACGGCAGCTTATCACTGCGTTACGCGATGCTCTCACGTgcagtggaaaggaggggttaagATAGATGCCTGACTCTACTACATGTAATGCAGGTTCTATTAAAGCTTGGAAATTGAATTTTTGCCTACTCGTGCCATTTTTTGATATAAAGACCGACCATAACAATGTTGTTCCTGAGATAGATACCAACATATATTTTtgcaaatttgttttattttgaaacttatTGAAATGCCGTTGTATCTAAAGCAACTCTAACCGATTTCCTTTAGAGGCCACAGGATCCATCTGTAAGATGGTGAAATACTTTAGCTTGTCACCACAGTGGTAGTGTCTCACCACAGTACGTGTAGATACTGCTGTAGTCCAGGAACCGGACCCGGAGGTTGTGCAGCACAGCAGGCTCGTGGAGAAAACTCAGAGCTGTCAGGTCGTTCTCACCCTCCAGGATGTCAGGGTTCCCCAGCGGTGGGAGATCAGATGGAGAACCCAACGGGTAGTGGACCTCCTAGTAGAATGGGaagtttaatgtttttattttcaaaagaATAATCTAAAGTGTAAAGTTCTGAATTTCTCACATTTCCATTCTGGATCTGCAGCAGAAGCTGCTTCTGTCCAGGCTTGTAGTCCTGCAGGAGCCGAGCAGAAACCCAGACTGATTCTGGATCAGGGACCCACACACTCGCCCCCTAACAGAACAGTAGATATTTACAGTCAGGCAGCTGGGaaactcaaaaataaaaactgaacctGAGGatttgccttttttttccctttctttAAAACAGTTTAATTGGCGGTGCCCCACCCTGGCAGGATATACTCATCAGCACAAAAAAGCGAATAAACTGTGTTAAAAATTAACACTGGTCACCCTCTCTATGACAACTTGTATGGAATACAGATTATTCACCATTTTGTTTATCATTTTACAGAATAAGTTGTTGTTCTCTCCAGGTGTTctgcagatttttttatttaacagaGATTAATATTTAACGGGAACATTATCACTCAGTCCTGGCGTTACTGTACaactaaaattatttatttagtaAAACTGCAAAAGAACTCACATTTGTCTTACCTTTGTGTATAATGCCAGAGTTGCCATGTTTTTTTCTTTAGAGAATGCTGGAGATGATTTAAAACCTCAGACTGGGCTGCATGTTTCTGAGATCAGCCAGCGTCTCCGCTGCACATCCTCACGTCCCGGTGGCATTTGTACTTTGTCCACGCTCACATAAAGACACAGTCAGGTTAACTGTTAATCTGCAGTTTAAactaggaaactttttttttctaccGTTAGGTTCATTAGAATCAGGTTTGATTGTAAATGCATGCATATCACTAGGTtatgaataaaaaacacacacaatccACAGACTTTATGACACACTTTAATAATTAACAATCATTTTTTCATGGTTTTAACTGGACGTATCCAACAAGGATATAAATAAAGTTATTCCTTGAACAATAAAGGATCATAAATCACCAGTTTTGTGCATGGGTTTTAAAGGAGGCagcatgtgtagaaataatacatcaaaataaaaatcaagagCATCCGTCAGCACCTAGAAGGGAGAAACTCTAAACTCAACTTCTACATCAATACTGAGCACAAATTTTGTAAAATGATGCCTTGAAATAACAAATACACAATCATATGAGTAAGTCACATTATTTTAAATCCGCTTCCACAAACGTACCGATTCTCCCAGGAAAAAAATATGTAGTAGTGATTGATCGTGGACTCAAAATTCCCGAAAACAATCCCCCCGGATCGGCCCGAAATCACACGACTCTTCCGCTGACGAGAAACATTTGAACTTGACACGACtgtcatcaaaaaaaaaaaaaaaaggcttttagtaaaaaaaaaccaCATTGAATCACTGAACTTGACATGATGTAAATAAAATTTCTTTTATATCTTTTTTTTTGTTCTATCGTTGAAGTCTCATCAAAAACTATCTGGGCTCATAAAAACAGTCATGGAGTCCCACTGAGGGGAGGTGATGATGTAACAGCTGTGAAACCGGAGGTGGGGGGGCAGTTTGTCCTAACTTTATGAAAACCTAGAAGAAAAACAGAATGATTAGAAGTTAGCTCTGATGGGGACATTTACAGGTTAATTGCAAGTAGGTGTGAGCCACCTGTGCTATACGCTCTCCATGTCTTCACTGCCGTTGCCCTCCTCCTTCAGAGGCTCCCCATCGCTGCTCGCCTCCTCAACATGGGCCAGCATGTCGGCCATGAGCGCCTCCTCCAGCCTTTTCCTCACACTGtacaccagctcctcctgtttcCTGCAAATCAGCGCCACAGGAAGCGATTTTAGTAGGAAGTCATAATTTATTACCTCAGCCTGAGCTGCCGTTTCCTCTTTCTAACTGAAAGATGGTTTTGCTCCAACCAGAGAAGACTCCGTAAACTGTTCCCTAGAGCAGCCGGCTGGATGGTTAAACTAAAACATGGCATCAGGTTTGATCATGAGAAACTTGTGCCGGTCTGTAAACGCCCACCTGATGTCCTCGTCCGTGACGATGAAGGCTTTGCACAGCGGCTGAGCAGTGTTGAGCCACACTCCGGGATTCTTCTCTACAGCGGCGGAAAGCTGCCCGGTGATGGGAGCGGCGCTGGTGTGGAGAGCGCTGGCGATGGCCGACAAGAGAGTTTTGTCCGTGCAGCCCGGACCAACGCCTGCAGGAGCAGCAAGGCGGTCGTCAGACAAAGGATAAAAGTTGGAAAATCCAGTTAGTGCTCAGCTGTCTTACCTTGCAAACCTTTAGGCAGCTCCATCGTTTTAACCAGCTCCTCTGCGATGTCGTAAGCATTGAGACCACCGAGTTTCTTCTCCCAAAACAGCTGTCGACAGACACCCAGTTAGAGTGTCCGACACTTATTAATGTTACTGAATCCCAAACCCTAACCTGAGCTTGCTCACCTGTCGGGGCTGATCAACAGCCTTCTGAGGGTCTGTCTTCACTTTGTTGTTTGGATGGTTGGTAACCTTGGTAACCGGCTGCTTAAAAATGGAGGCTGTCTGCCTGACTGGAAGTGATGTGTTCAGATCAGGTTTGCCCTTAAAACACAGAGGAGGATAGACCGAAtagacacacaccttcccacaaaACACTCGTAGGGTCTGAGCTCACCTTGTTCTGGTTGTTGTTGTCGTATCGTAACCTCTGACGATTCTTGTTCAGCTTGCTCATCAGCATCTTACCCGTGCGAAAATCAAAAGAGCTGAGGTCCATCTGGTTACCGAGGTAACGGGCCAGCTGAGGCTTGCTCCGAAACTTCTTCCCAGATGGACTGGCGAGGCAGGCAGACACATAAAAGAGCACCTCGTTAGTCCAAACGGAGAAACACTGAAGAACCACACAAAACTTAGAACAGATAAAAGCAGGACAACAGAATGGACACACGGAGATGTGAAAACACCAGAACACAACATGCAACAAGTCAGAAGCAGAAAAACATCCACATGATCAATGCCACTGACGTCACAGAACCAGAGTTGGTGAGATGGATGCAAATTCTGCCTAAAACCACCTACAAAGCAGGTCTGTGTAGATCTGAACAGCGTAAACAAACTGGATCACATGTTTGTAGATGAAAACGTTGTAGCTCTACGTCTGCAGCCTGAGGAATGAGCGAAACAAACAGAAAACTGTGGGTGGATTCGTGCTCGCATCTCATGCAGATGTGTCTGATAGCACCACACAAACCCATCAACACCAGTATGATGGCACAGTTAGCCTACCACAGACTATACAACCGACCCGCCTCCCCCCTCTCTTGCCTCTGCTCCTCATCTGGCTCTTCTCCTctgctaaatgaaaacaaatctgGAGTTGCTGATTCAGTTCAGTGGGAAATAAAGTCACATTAGTTTGGTTTAGCCTGATATGAGCAGAGGAGGTGGCCTTGTCCTGCCACAGACACCCCCCTCCCGCTCTCATTTCAAACTTTACCCCCCCACCATTATGCTCCTGTCTGCCTCCATGCACACACTCGCTGAATCGTGTGACTGTGGTGCTTTTCTCGCTCGTTTAGTACCTAAAATAATAGACATCGCTCTTCCCGGCTGACAAACCCGACTTTCTGGTCACTTCTTCCATTTTCCAGCCTTTGGGGAGAGCAGTGCAATCCCACCTTTTCTTCTCCATTTCTCACGCGAGCCGTCAGCAAATCCACTAAAAGTAACTAGAAACAACCAGCTTGGATTTTTAGAAAATATGTCGATGTTGTTTTTGGTAGCTGGCCTATCGCTTTTTACGCTTTTGTTACGACCATTTTAAAACGTGAGTCCCTGTAATAGGATCTTCTAATCAACGACGTCTTTGTAGTGACGCAGATCCCTCCGCCTCGCACGTCAGACACATCACTACCTCTAATCTCGCTGGGGTCGACATCCGCATGGAAAACAGTGCTGCCTGATTATGTAAAGATGTCGTCAGGCAGACGGAAAAAGACAGGAAGTTGAATATTTCAGACTTCAGAATAAAAGTATTTGTCACAAGAtactaaaatgtaaacaaattaaaTGCTTTGTTTCCACACAGTGGCGTAACAACTTTGAGTATGGCCCCGGTGCAAGTGTTGCTTTAACCCCCACAGCTATTGATACTGACTTCCaagtttaaacatttttattttttctcggaaatttgtcaacatttttatttacataaattttACCTAAGTAATATTTTGTTCACATTTATGAGTTGACTAATTTAttttaaatcacaccaaataTAAATTCAGGTCTCAGAAGGATAAAGTTGAATTTAACATAATTTAACGTCACCCTGGCCTATGACAGGAAATAATAAAGTTTACCTAGAACTTTTGACACTGCAGCACCATGTTGTTAAaagtttttatttcatattttcatACTTTTTCCGTAAtacattcttcaatctgttccgtgtctACCACTAAATATCTCTTTACTGAAGTGGCAAAggcgtagcctagtgaactagaccaaattcttgctttgcaaagtttgtgtctaggcatgctccattggaacctccgcagctcttaccaggactctggctagccaatcacagctctctagaggggtttcaaacacataaagagctgtgattggtccataatggtgggccaatcatagtgctctatctgcttagtgaacaaatcacagagctttatccgctttgtgggccaatcagggcactctatatgcctggtgggtgggatgatgcaacagagtgaaacaagagtatgtcacattcattgtccagtggaatgcggagatcatttgaaagacaacggtagaacccgccccacaaccgagaaccgtcaatggagcgtggccagactaaataatacatttatttagtctggcttgccaggctagcaaagACGGTGCTGTTGgcgaatttacaggaagcagtgtcctgaccaatAACAAGCTCAGGTTCTCCGTCTCTTTTGACGGATTTTTAAAAatgtgggcatgtctccgtcttcCTCTGTGAGCACGTCAGAGGGCTCTTGCGTCAAcgtataatggcgttgtgtgtctccgccCCAACGCAgaaggagaagtataaattaggctagcAAGGAggtccagatttccctctccccagcctttgGGCAGCTACTACggaggaatcctaaggcgttccctggctagccaagagacataggctctcaggcgtgtcctgggtctttctttagagtaactaaaccccaaaataacttttttttgctaattaactgtataattgggtctttacacaTGCAATCTTTCTGTGTCTGTGcaatttttgacatgtttgtgtaaactagaGTAAATCTAGAATGTAGGTCTAAAAAAGTCTTAGTgcagccccctgtggcagaacagcagctaccACATTTttaacttgtgattgactgggactccccccccccccccagatattTTAAAGCAAGATCCATAATCGGTCACAAGGAGCTGAAAAATACGATTGGGAACGACTCCTTTATTTTGGtcgccttttattttgaaacaggaACTCTTAACTTCCTGTTCTCAGAACACTCGTGAATGGCGCCACAGCAATGCCTTCGAGAACCATACATTTGACAACAGACCATAATCACGAAGCAGCTCTGACAGCATTCGTTGTCGCTATTAAACGCACTGCTGCAGTTAAAAAAGCACATCCACGTGTAAAATAAACAGCCAAAGTTTACGTAAGTTACGTGAATCTGCGTGCCCGTTTCACCGCTACAATGAATATAGTTGTCCTTCATACTCTGCGCCGGCTTTTTTTTTCAATGCACAAAGTAGATCGTATTAAATAAACGCGCTTGCTGGTATCATATACATGTCATGCGTTTAACGAATATGTTTGCACGCTAATAAACGTCAATGTAATGACAACTGAATCCACTTTATTAAACCAAATAATACGTCGAAATAGCGCACAAGTTGACGCAATAACGATTGAAGGAATTGCTACGAACTTATGCGCATATTAGGAAAATGGAACCTGTAAAGTGTGCAAAAACACCGACATCTTGAGCGGAGACCACCGTGCTGCTATCAACAGACATCGAGACGCAGAATGCATTTGCCTAATCGATTACATACTTTGCAGATTTACGCAGGAAATAGCATCAAACACAATATTAACGACAACACAATCCTCGCTGGCTCCTTTCATATGATTTAAATGAGGTACTACTTACTCGTTTTTATCCATCTCGTGAACACTATCTCGCTTTCAGCTCTGGCTGTTAAATCCCTTCTCCCCTCTCCTCTTTCAGTCCCCTCCCCCTTCCAGAAATGAAAGACATCCACGCAAATTTCGCAGTGTGTCTGATAAAAAATAAGCACGATCCCTGCGCGAAACTGGAGCACCCTCTGGCAGCGACAGCCTGACGATGCATCATGTATTTTATTTCTAACATTTTAAATTACAAAATCAAAAGCTGCCTTTGTCAAAGATATGGAAAGTTCCAGTTTTCAAAGTCTACGATGCTTACGTGAAATTAAATGCACTGCATATACAGCTgttgcgtacacacacacacacacacacacacacacacacacacacacacacacacacacggattaaataaataaaaaaaactcaccTGCACGCAGTTTACATAATTTTAATAGTTGTaaacattacaaaataacaaaataacaggacacatgaGCATGAATCAACTATTCATTAATATATTACAACACTGAATCAAATGTATATTTTAACAAGGTGAAGTCCAAACTCAGTAGCCGACAGCCAAGTCAAAGTATCCCACTTCGGACTGAGTAAGTACCGACTCATGTGCCGGTCTCCAAGCTCTGGTCctgtaaacagacacatgagtcaTTCATTAGCATACACATCTGTTTGAATGTGTCAAAAAGCACATGGTTCAGTAGACTGGTGCCATTAAGCCGACTTCTGACAATTCTAAAGCCAGAGTGGTTTTCACACCAACATGCTGCACCATCATATTTACTttggaaggtaaaaaaaaaaaagtacacacTGATCACTGGTATCCCATGAAACTCGAGGCTTTGCAATAACACAAAATTGTCTGTGACTATCCATGAAGTCTAAAGTTTAAAATggacattaaaatatgttttactgTGAGTTTCATGTTTACAAACAAAACAGAATATTGAATTATTTACACACGTTTTCTTCTTGCATCTTTATTAGCCAATCCATCAATATATCGAGCTTCAACTCTGCTGCAATTCCAACCAATCACATTTTGCTTAATAAGAAGCACATGTGTTTAAAGCACATATGACCTCATTAAGGCAGCCACTTCAGAAACGTGGAGCATTTCAGTGAGCTGCCAGGTTTAAACAAGGTGACTGTAAAATTTAAGTCTGGCTGAGAACCCCATGCTTAGGAGTGGATTAATAGGATGTCCTGCACTTGAACGGAGCTTTCACGGGTTGTGTtcaagagaaaaaaaatctgtcaGATTCAACACTGACTCACATTTGATTGTTCTCTCTACTCATCCTTCTTGAACTTTCCTCGAATGTATGGTACATAGTCTAGAATTAACCGCCAATCTGTGAAGTGAACAAGCGCCACGCCTCCAACTGTTCCCCACGTAATGAGGTTTGGTAGCCTACAtggaaaaaaacaaagagagtggtaaagaaaacagaaataaaagatGCACATCCCACCACAGTATATAGTGCATACATTGATCAGCGTCAACTAGAATTTTCACattgcagcagcagcaacactttATTCCAGTGTGACTTTTGTTAAGTTCACAATGTATGgctaatggaa is a genomic window containing:
- the mbd3b gene encoding methyl-CpG-binding domain protein 3b isoform X9, producing MDKNDPSGKKFRSKPQLARYLGNQMDLSSFDFRTGKMLMSKLNKNRQRLRYDNNNQNKGKPDLNTSLPVRQTASIFKQPVTKVTNHPNNKVKTDPQKAVDQPRQLFWEKKLGGLNAYDIAEELVKTMELPKGLQGVGPGCTDKTLLSAIASALHTSAAPITGQLSAAVEKNPGVWLNTAQPLCKAFIVTDEDIRKQEELVYSVRKRLEEALMADMLAHVEEASSDGEPLKEEGNGSEDMESV
- the mbd3b gene encoding methyl-CpG-binding domain protein 3b isoform X5; protein product: MDKNDRGEEPDEEQRQERGEAGRLYSLCPSGKKFRSKPQLARYLGNQMDLSSFDFRTGKMLMSKLNKNRQRLRYDNNNQNKGKPDLNTSLPVRQTASIFKQPVTKVTNHPNNKVKTDPQKAVDQPRQLFWEKKLGGLNAYDIAEELVKTMELPKGLQGVGPGCTDKTLLSAIASALHTSAAPITGQLSAAVEKNPGVWLNTAQPLCKAFIVTDEDIRKQEELVYSVRKRLEEALMADMLAHVEEASSDGEPLKEEGNGSEDMESV
- the mbd3b gene encoding methyl-CpG-binding domain protein 3b isoform X6; the protein is MDKNEGEEPDEEQRQERGEAGRLYSLCPSGKKFRSKPQLARYLGNQMDLSSFDFRTGKMLMSKLNKNRQRLRYDNNNQNKGKPDLNTSLPVRQTASIFKQPVTKVTNHPNNKVKTDPQKAVDQPRQLFWEKKLGGLNAYDIAEELVKTMELPKGLQGVGPGCTDKTLLSAIASALHTSAAPITGQLSAAVEKNPGVWLNTAQPLCKAFIVTDEDIRKQEELVYSVRKRLEEALMADMLAHVEEASSDGEPLKEEGNGSEDMESV
- the mbd3b gene encoding methyl-CpG-binding domain protein 3b isoform X7, which produces MDKNDRGEEPDEEQSPSGKKFRSKPQLARYLGNQMDLSSFDFRTGKMLMSKLNKNRQRLRYDNNNQNKGKPDLNTSLPVRQTASIFKQPVTKVTNHPNNKVKTDPQKAVDQPRQLFWEKKLGGLNAYDIAEELVKTMELPKGLQGVGPGCTDKTLLSAIASALHTSAAPITGQLSAAVEKNPGVWLNTAQPLCKAFIVTDEDIRKQEELVYSVRKRLEEALMADMLAHVEEASSDGEPLKEEGNGSEDMESV
- the mbd3b gene encoding methyl-CpG-binding domain protein 3b isoform X8 → MDKNEGEEPDEEQSPSGKKFRSKPQLARYLGNQMDLSSFDFRTGKMLMSKLNKNRQRLRYDNNNQNKGKPDLNTSLPVRQTASIFKQPVTKVTNHPNNKVKTDPQKAVDQPRQLFWEKKLGGLNAYDIAEELVKTMELPKGLQGVGPGCTDKTLLSAIASALHTSAAPITGQLSAAVEKNPGVWLNTAQPLCKAFIVTDEDIRKQEELVYSVRKRLEEALMADMLAHVEEASSDGEPLKEEGNGSEDMESV
- the mbd3b gene encoding methyl-CpG-binding domain protein 3b isoform X1 translates to MEKKRWDCTALPKGWKMEEVTRKSGLSAGKSDVYYFSRGEEPDEEQRQERGEAGRLYSLCPSGKKFRSKPQLARYLGNQMDLSSFDFRTGKMLMSKLNKNRQRLRYDNNNQNKGKPDLNTSLPVRQTASIFKQPVTKVTNHPNNKVKTDPQKAVDQPRQLFWEKKLGGLNAYDIAEELVKTMELPKGLQGVGPGCTDKTLLSAIASALHTSAAPITGQLSAAVEKNPGVWLNTAQPLCKAFIVTDEDIRKQEELVYSVRKRLEEALMADMLAHVEEASSDGEPLKEEGNGSEDMESV
- the mbd3b gene encoding methyl-CpG-binding domain protein 3b isoform X3, with product MEKKRWDCTALPKGWKMEEVTRKSGLSAGKSDVYYFSRGEEPDEEQSPSGKKFRSKPQLARYLGNQMDLSSFDFRTGKMLMSKLNKNRQRLRYDNNNQNKGKPDLNTSLPVRQTASIFKQPVTKVTNHPNNKVKTDPQKAVDQPRQLFWEKKLGGLNAYDIAEELVKTMELPKGLQGVGPGCTDKTLLSAIASALHTSAAPITGQLSAAVEKNPGVWLNTAQPLCKAFIVTDEDIRKQEELVYSVRKRLEEALMADMLAHVEEASSDGEPLKEEGNGSEDMESV
- the mbd3b gene encoding methyl-CpG-binding domain protein 3b isoform X4, which gives rise to MEKKRWDCTALPKGWKMEEVTRKSGLSAGKSDVYYFSPSGKKFRSKPQLARYLGNQMDLSSFDFRTGKMLMSKLNKNRQRLRYDNNNQNKGKPDLNTSLPVRQTASIFKQPVTKVTNHPNNKVKTDPQKAVDQPRQLFWEKKLGGLNAYDIAEELVKTMELPKGLQGVGPGCTDKTLLSAIASALHTSAAPITGQLSAAVEKNPGVWLNTAQPLCKAFIVTDEDIRKQEELVYSVRKRLEEALMADMLAHVEEASSDGEPLKEEGNGSEDMESV
- the mbd3b gene encoding methyl-CpG-binding domain protein 3b isoform X2; this encodes MGLCGAIRHICMRCEHESTHSFLFVSLIPQAADVELQRFHLQTCDPVCLRCSDLHRPAFPSGKKFRSKPQLARYLGNQMDLSSFDFRTGKMLMSKLNKNRQRLRYDNNNQNKGKPDLNTSLPVRQTASIFKQPVTKVTNHPNNKVKTDPQKAVDQPRQLFWEKKLGGLNAYDIAEELVKTMELPKGLQGVGPGCTDKTLLSAIASALHTSAAPITGQLSAAVEKNPGVWLNTAQPLCKAFIVTDEDIRKQEELVYSVRKRLEEALMADMLAHVEEASSDGEPLKEEGNGSEDMESV
- the LOC107393300 gene encoding cytochrome b-c1 complex subunit 10, with product MVQKIINKFIGPKYVSILRTWLPNLITWGTVGGVALVHFTDWRLILDYVPYIRGKFKKDE